The Corallococcus soli DNA window CCCGCCCCGCCGGGGCGACGGATGGGCGGCACCGGGGACGGGCGGGTGGGTCCAGACCCGATTCCAGGCTCACTTGAGCCTGGAACGACACCTCCCGCATCATGCCCCGCCATGAGCGTCGTCCCCGCCCCCGCCCCCGCCTGCTGCGCGAACCACGCGTCTGCGCCCGCCACCGGCACCTGCCAGCGCTGTGGCGCCTTCATCTGCGCGGCCGAGAACGGCCTTCTCTGCCCTGCCTGCGCCATCCGCCCCGACGCGGCCGGCCCCGAGGCCTACCGCGCGAAGTACTGGGGCCGGCGCGACGGGAGGGCCTGGGCGCTGGGCATCCTCGGACTCTGGTCCTGGGTCCCCATCGTGCTGCAGGTGGTGGGCGGTGAGATGAACTGGACGAACACCGCCCTCAACGCAGGGATAAGCGTGGCCTGCTTCGCCTACTGGGGGGGCTGGGCCCCCATGCGGCGCGGCATCCTCGTCGTGCCCGTCCTCATCGGGGCGTCCATCCTCACCGTCGAGGGCTACGGGGTGGAGTTCGCCGCCATGGTGGCACTCGCCCTCGCCATCTCCCTGGTGCTCGCCTGGTTCAACGCGCGCAACCGGCTCTTCTTCCGCCTCGACGTGACGCCAGCGGCCCTGGAGAAGAGCTGGCGTCGGTACATGGACCCGCGCATCCCCTACGTGGCGCTTGCGCTCGCGTGCCTCAGCGCCTGCATCCCGCTGCTCGCGTTCGTGAGCGTACCGCTGTGGGTGAGCATCCTGCTGCGCTCGGACCCGGTGACCGGGAAACCGATCCTGCGCGGGGGCTTCGCCGCCATTGGGTTGTTTGTCACCATCGTCGCAGCGCTGGTGGGCTTCGTCGCGATGTACAACTTCTTCTCCACGCCCTCGTCGCGCTGAGCCGACCTCGCTGGCACGGCCCACCGTGCTCCTGGCACGCGGAGCCTCCCTTCGCTAGGCTGGCCGCGCCATGGCGATCGAGAAGGCACTGCTGCTCATCGCGGACATCGGTGGGTACACCCGTTTCATGAAACACCACCGCTTCAGCCTCGCGCATGCGCAGGACACGGTGGCGCAGCTGCTCGAGGCCGTCATCGACGCCTCCGGCCGGTTCAAGCTCGCGAAGCTGGAGGGGGACGCGGCCTTCTTCTATGCCGTGGGCAACGACGGCTCGGCCTTCGCCCAGCAGGTCTCGGACATCCGGCGCGCCTTCCTCGCCCGGCGCGAGCAGCTCATCATCGACCGGATGTGCAAGTGCGACGGGTGCATGCAGGTCAACGCCCTGACCCTCAAGTTCGTGGCCCACGATGGAGAGATTGCCTTCCAGCGGGTGAAGCACCTCACGGAGCTGGCGGGAATGGACGTCATCCTCGTGCACCGGATGCTGAAGAACGACGTCCCCGTCGCGGAGTACGTCCTGATGACGGACCCGGTGCTCGCGAGGCTGGACCCGGCGCTGCGCCAGGTCACTCGGGGGCTGGAGCACGACTTCGAGGGCATGGGCCGCACGGCGACGCACTACCTGGACCTGGGCGACGTCGCCACGGCGCTTCCCCAGGCGCTCGGCCCCAGTCTGGTTCGCAGGCTCTGGTCCAAGCTGGCGCTGGAGCTGCGCTCGCTCAAATACGTGCTGGGCTTCAAGAAGCCCTGCGAGGACTTCCGCAACGTCGAGATCATCGACGCCCAGGGCCCGTGAGCGGGCCGGCGACCGTGCCCCCCGTTCCCTGCCGTGGGCTTCTCCGTGCTGGACGCGCCGGGCCCGCGGGGGCAGCCTTGCGCGCCGTTCCACCCTTCCCTGTTCGACCTCAGGAGTCCTTCCCATGAAGCTCAAGGCATTGTGCCTCTCCATGTCGCTGCTGGTCCTCCCCGGCGTGGCCTCCGCCCAGAGCGCGCTGGACGCGCTCAAGAAGTCCGCGGGCGACGCCGGCAAGGGCGCCGTCGAGAAGCGCGTCAACACGAAGCTGATGGACGAGGGCCGCAAGAACCAGTGCAGCTTCAAGTCGGGCACCGCCGAACTGGACGCCGGCTGCGACGCGAAGCTGAAGAAGCTGGCCGCGACCCTCATCGACGCCAAGAAGCAGCTCGATGGCGCCGGGGTGAAGAGCTACAAGTTCGAGGTCTCCGGCCACACGGACTCGTCCGGTGACGCGGCGAAGAACAAGAAGCTCAGCGAGCAGCGCGCGGAGACCCTCGTCAAGGAGCTGGTGACGCGCGGCGTGCCCCGCAACGAGATCATCGCCGTGGGCTTCGGCTCCGAGAAGCCCCTGGTGAAGCCGGACGACACCGCCGCCAAGAAGGCGAAGAACCGCCGCTACGAGCTGCGGGTTCGCCTGTAGCCGTCAGCCGCCCCGAGGCTGGCGGCGACCATGCGCGTCGCGCCGGACGGACGTGCCTCTCGCCGTGTCGGAGAGGCCGTCACCGCCCTGGCTTCACGATGCCGTGGCCTTGGAAGCACGCGCCTGGACCAGCCGCCACGCGAGGGCCGTGAGCAGCCCGGCGATGGCGGCCTTGAGCACCCCTCCGGGAACGAAGGGAGCGAAGCCCTTGTGAAAGGCCGTGGCGGAGTCGAGGGAGACGGCCACCCGGAGCCAGCCCATGCCGATGCCCAGGATGACGAGCTGGCCCACGAGGAAGACGGGCACCGCCGTCCACGGCCGCCTGTCGTAGCCGTGGCGCGCCGCGAGCCCCACGAGCCAGGCCGCGGGCAGGAAGGCCACCAGGTAGCCCCCGGTGGGCCCGACGAGCTGTCCCCAGCCGCTGGCCGCCTTCGCGAAGAACGGCAGCCCCACCGCCCCCAGCAGCAGATAGACGAGCTGCGCGGCCATGCCCCGTCCAGGCCCGAGCGCGGCGGCCGTGAGGACGACCGCGAGCGTCTGGCCCGTGATGGGCACCGGCGAGCCCGGCACCGCGATGGCGACCTGCGCGAGCAACGCGGTCCAGAGCGCCGCGCCGAGCACGAGCGCCGCCTCATGCGCGCGCGTGCGCACGAAGACGTCCGCCAGGACGCGATGCGGGAGAGGACTGGCGCCCGCGCTCAACGCGGACCCGTCAGCGAGGAGTGCGAACCGGATGACGACACAAAGGGGCGTGGGGACACGGGCCGATGCTCAGCGAGGATGGGGCCTGATGCAAGGCGAAGGGCCGCGCCTCGCCGTCAGCGCCTCCGCCTGACCGTGTAGAGTTCCCTTCTGGAGGGGACTCATCATGGGAATCACGATGTCGCAGCACGAGTACGCCACGGCATTCCGTCTGCTCGCGGCCACCGCCCGACACCCCGAGAACATCCATCGCGTCGTCGAGGATCGGCTCCTTCCCCAACTGCCGACG harbors:
- a CDS encoding B-box zinc finger protein, yielding MSVVPAPAPACCANHASAPATGTCQRCGAFICAAENGLLCPACAIRPDAAGPEAYRAKYWGRRDGRAWALGILGLWSWVPIVLQVVGGEMNWTNTALNAGISVACFAYWGGWAPMRRGILVVPVLIGASILTVEGYGVEFAAMVALALAISLVLAWFNARNRLFFRLDVTPAALEKSWRRYMDPRIPYVALALACLSACIPLLAFVSVPLWVSILLRSDPVTGKPILRGGFAAIGLFVTIVAALVGFVAMYNFFSTPSSR
- a CDS encoding DUF2652 domain-containing protein; translation: MAIEKALLLIADIGGYTRFMKHHRFSLAHAQDTVAQLLEAVIDASGRFKLAKLEGDAAFFYAVGNDGSAFAQQVSDIRRAFLARREQLIIDRMCKCDGCMQVNALTLKFVAHDGEIAFQRVKHLTELAGMDVILVHRMLKNDVPVAEYVLMTDPVLARLDPALRQVTRGLEHDFEGMGRTATHYLDLGDVATALPQALGPSLVRRLWSKLALELRSLKYVLGFKKPCEDFRNVEIIDAQGP
- a CDS encoding OmpA family protein, whose translation is MKLKALCLSMSLLVLPGVASAQSALDALKKSAGDAGKGAVEKRVNTKLMDEGRKNQCSFKSGTAELDAGCDAKLKKLAATLIDAKKQLDGAGVKSYKFEVSGHTDSSGDAAKNKKLSEQRAETLVKELVTRGVPRNEIIAVGFGSEKPLVKPDDTAAKKAKNRRYELRVRL
- a CDS encoding biotin transporter BioY, whose product is MRTRAHEAALVLGAALWTALLAQVAIAVPGSPVPITGQTLAVVLTAAALGPGRGMAAQLVYLLLGAVGLPFFAKAASGWGQLVGPTGGYLVAFLPAAWLVGLAARHGYDRRPWTAVPVFLVGQLVILGIGMGWLRVAVSLDSATAFHKGFAPFVPGGVLKAAIAGLLTALAWRLVQARASKATAS